A stretch of Marinobacter sp. F4206 DNA encodes these proteins:
- a CDS encoding cupredoxin domain-containing protein codes for MNASKFIVAAAAMSMSATVFAAGSHGGGHGAGIGEPGKADDVSRTIQVQMHDNYYEPEAIDVTRGETVRFVVENKGNLVHEFNIGTPDMHEAHRDEMKMMVEHGVIQGGKLNHDMMNMDMGNGHSMKHDDPNSVLVEPGDKQEIVWTFSSKTNLEFACNIPGHYQSGMYGDVNFESAADTQASAN; via the coding sequence ATGAATGCATCAAAGTTTATTGTTGCCGCTGCGGCCATGTCCATGAGCGCAACTGTATTCGCTGCCGGCAGCCATGGTGGCGGCCACGGCGCCGGTATCGGCGAGCCTGGCAAGGCGGACGACGTGTCCCGCACCATTCAGGTTCAAATGCATGACAACTACTATGAGCCAGAGGCCATCGACGTTACCCGTGGCGAAACCGTCCGTTTCGTCGTCGAGAACAAGGGTAACCTTGTCCATGAATTCAATATCGGCACTCCGGACATGCACGAGGCCCATCGTGACGAAATGAAGATGATGGTTGAGCACGGCGTGATTCAGGGTGGCAAGCTCAATCACGACATGATGAACATGGATATGGGCAACGGCCATTCCATGAAACATGACGATCCCAACAGCGTGCTGGTTGAGCCGGGCGACAAACAGGAAATCGTCTGGACATTCAGCAGCAAGACCAACCTCGAGTTCGCCTGCAACATCCCGGGGCATTACCAGTCCGGAATGTACGGTGACGTGAACTTTGAATCCGCTGCAGACACCCAGGCCAGCGCAAACTGA